One Candidatus Thorarchaeota archaeon genomic window carries:
- a CDS encoding MoxR family ATPase: MGSADTEDRGSNSDFIDLARGLVIERQVPSVKLVKKGQYAAAFEWLEAADAAGLTPALTGPPGTGKTLLATSYALETGRGFEVMTLDDSTRPAHLVGVHNPAQVLKGGYGWKSFEPGPLTRLFVSGGVFVANELNRANEFVQNSFLEWLEERTLYLPQLARVRAHDDFFMIAAVNPGDMAGTHRMSEALKDRIRVWIKLDYPQPSVEMDIIRANVPEITLSKEFIQKAHQLIIATRNHREIKTPASIRSAIAIVRMASQVGGKKKEISDTEFENIAMLVLPKGIEPKPGFDAEAITKALLQGL, from the coding sequence ATGGGTAGCGCAGATACAGAAGACAGGGGATCAAATTCCGATTTCATAGATCTGGCAAGAGGTCTTGTTATTGAGCGTCAGGTTCCATCTGTGAAGTTGGTGAAAAAGGGTCAATATGCTGCTGCTTTCGAGTGGTTAGAGGCAGCAGATGCGGCAGGGCTCACTCCGGCACTGACAGGGCCTCCGGGAACGGGTAAGACACTGTTGGCCACATCATATGCCCTTGAGACCGGCAGGGGATTCGAGGTGATGACTCTGGATGATTCAACCCGGCCTGCACATTTGGTCGGTGTTCACAATCCTGCGCAGGTGCTTAAGGGTGGGTATGGTTGGAAGTCCTTCGAACCCGGGCCACTCACTCGGCTCTTTGTCTCAGGTGGTGTTTTCGTAGCGAACGAGTTGAATAGAGCCAACGAATTTGTCCAGAACAGCTTTCTCGAGTGGCTGGAAGAGCGGACCCTCTATCTTCCACAATTGGCACGAGTGCGAGCGCATGATGACTTTTTCATGATCGCTGCTGTAAACCCTGGCGACATGGCAGGTACGCATCGAATGTCCGAGGCTCTAAAGGATCGGATTCGCGTCTGGATCAAACTTGACTATCCACAACCGTCAGTGGAGATGGACATCATCCGTGCAAATGTACCCGAGATCACACTCTCGAAAGAATTCATTCAGAAAGCGCATCAATTGATCATTGCGACCCGCAACCACCGCGAGATCAAGACTCCCGCATCTATTCGTTCTGCGATCGCAATCGTCCGAATGGCATCGCAAGTTGGAGGCAAGAAGAAAGAGATCTCAGATACGGAGTTCGAGAACATCGCCATGTTAGTCCTTCCCAAGGGGATCGAGCCCAAACCCGGGTTTGATGCGGAAGCCATAACCAAGGCACTGCTTCAAGGATTATGA
- a CDS encoding VWA domain-containing protein translates to MGVGALTIALDQFALEFVRLAREEPPPSIRDDLFSTRQSIAIVNLGLLRRFQIGADLSIPDLVELAIITTPLEAQGYAEMIALRVLLGDEREVMNTDRGIPELVDPEDVQIVPGGGTSSRKPGLSQHPRSSRFRKRLTPKELFDVLSLIAEQRIETEIKSEAITFANQVEEDLFAQSRDSISEDEKRQYVMHRTSFELVGGRRGILQREITNYDDLFDAARREVLTALPLFDKHKLSQGQALGLNEEMKELTRRDDQALALAVLDTVTSRQEPPETKILMDDAPISHIMSAYDTLLEYEQFIDRMGLAPTSEAPHLQEVKVQLQESIRQNVELLSDLLQYPELFQDGIDHHTLRAMADATLRTASPLDALKQARSVDEQLWTDLSTYVYERAKKDLELLTAQDVLDDPILSPEWARLLHDRLDVLTDASWEERRQIVNRLEELSEYASRAPSVVTALLSETQSQLQSMIPQASSLEEVISTKSLSDTAQLTKEVSQDFQDWMDQRIDRVGSRDELVNVVETAKAEGLPFSSGHVYDKGTALEMPRAELSKLLGNMFDYLMNLMEFDNPSFERVESLIENAHFSLSEIELLVSRAIEQSCSGALGALAYHDTDKILKTVPSSAADLLQQGLGAGAGENLLKIWFEYSGRLPDWMRDPIKQVAKRVVIELGKKKASSLIGSSEAGALPNGTVRPYFLGDDPDTVDIDETLEHILSTGKPRDAITVDDFVVRRMVSGRRCVVFLVDISGSMRGRPLSAATLVASMLLAAFARDELGVALFESNSHVVCEIGEAVDIDVVMDTLLDLTARGGTQMSSALRWARDEFAKSRSQDKMLIMVTDANLADFAKSIPIMEEIADMGVTSLLAIPVSTYGIGNIQAIIESASAQMVPIKSWDNFPELVSEILSRR, encoded by the coding sequence ATGGGAGTGGGAGCATTGACCATTGCCCTAGACCAATTCGCTCTTGAGTTTGTACGGCTGGCAAGAGAGGAACCGCCTCCCAGTATACGTGATGATCTCTTTTCAACGCGGCAATCCATTGCTATTGTAAATCTCGGGCTTTTGAGAAGGTTTCAGATTGGAGCCGACCTGTCCATTCCTGATCTGGTGGAACTGGCAATTATCACCACGCCATTAGAGGCGCAAGGTTATGCTGAGATGATCGCTCTTCGAGTCCTTCTGGGTGATGAGCGTGAGGTTATGAACACGGATCGGGGGATTCCCGAGCTAGTAGACCCTGAAGATGTGCAGATCGTTCCGGGTGGTGGTACTAGTAGTAGGAAACCCGGGCTGAGTCAACATCCACGTAGTTCGCGTTTCAGAAAGCGATTGACCCCAAAGGAACTCTTCGATGTCTTGTCACTCATTGCAGAACAGAGGATCGAGACCGAGATCAAGTCTGAGGCCATCACGTTTGCGAATCAGGTAGAGGAAGACCTCTTTGCCCAGAGTAGGGACTCGATCAGCGAGGATGAAAAGAGACAGTATGTCATGCATCGCACCTCTTTCGAACTGGTCGGTGGTAGACGCGGCATATTGCAGAGAGAGATCACCAACTATGATGATCTCTTCGATGCTGCACGAAGAGAGGTTCTCACTGCGCTTCCGCTCTTTGACAAACATAAACTCAGTCAGGGTCAAGCCCTCGGACTAAATGAAGAGATGAAAGAGTTGACCCGGCGGGACGATCAGGCGTTGGCGCTTGCTGTTCTTGATACGGTCACTTCGAGACAAGAGCCTCCCGAGACAAAGATACTGATGGATGACGCTCCGATCTCTCATATCATGTCCGCCTATGATACTCTCTTAGAGTACGAGCAATTCATCGACAGAATGGGACTGGCCCCGACTTCTGAGGCACCGCATCTACAGGAAGTCAAAGTGCAATTGCAAGAATCGATTCGGCAGAACGTGGAATTGTTGTCGGATCTCCTACAGTACCCCGAACTCTTTCAGGATGGCATTGATCATCATACGCTCAGAGCAATGGCTGATGCAACCCTGCGAACAGCGTCCCCTCTTGATGCGCTTAAGCAGGCCCGCAGTGTTGATGAGCAATTATGGACCGACCTCTCGACCTATGTCTATGAGAGAGCGAAAAAAGATCTTGAGTTGCTCACTGCACAGGATGTCTTGGATGATCCCATCCTGTCACCTGAATGGGCGAGGCTGCTTCATGATCGACTTGATGTGCTGACTGATGCAAGCTGGGAAGAGCGAAGGCAGATTGTCAATCGTCTTGAAGAACTAAGCGAATACGCAAGCCGGGCCCCATCAGTGGTTACCGCTCTCTTATCTGAGACCCAATCTCAGCTTCAGTCCATGATCCCGCAGGCCTCATCGTTAGAGGAAGTTATCTCCACTAAATCGTTGAGTGATACTGCTCAGCTCACAAAAGAGGTCTCACAAGATTTTCAGGACTGGATGGATCAGCGGATAGATCGTGTTGGCAGCCGTGACGAACTGGTCAATGTCGTAGAGACCGCAAAGGCCGAGGGCCTGCCTTTTTCCTCCGGTCATGTTTATGATAAGGGGACTGCCCTTGAAATGCCTCGTGCGGAACTCTCCAAATTACTTGGCAATATGTTTGATTATCTGATGAATCTGATGGAATTTGACAATCCCTCTTTTGAGCGGGTCGAGTCATTGATAGAGAACGCGCACTTCTCTCTCAGCGAGATTGAACTTCTGGTCTCACGCGCGATCGAACAATCCTGTTCGGGCGCATTGGGTGCCCTGGCCTATCACGACACGGATAAAATCCTCAAGACCGTACCATCCTCTGCTGCGGATTTGTTACAACAAGGTCTCGGCGCAGGTGCAGGGGAGAATCTGCTTAAAATCTGGTTCGAATATTCCGGGCGTCTCCCAGACTGGATGCGTGACCCGATCAAGCAGGTGGCCAAGCGAGTTGTGATCGAGCTCGGGAAGAAAAAAGCGTCAAGCCTGATCGGTTCATCTGAGGCTGGTGCCTTGCCTAATGGCACGGTCCGGCCGTACTTTCTTGGTGACGATCCTGATACTGTTGATATTGATGAGACCCTTGAACATATTCTCTCCACAGGGAAGCCAAGAGATGCCATAACGGTGGATGACTTTGTGGTGCGTAGAATGGTCTCAGGCAGGCGTTGTGTTGTATTCCTTGTGGACATCTCTGGGTCGATGAGGGGCAGACCTCTGAGTGCTGCAACACTGGTCGCCTCTATGCTTCTTGCTGCCTTCGCCCGGGATGAACTTGGTGTTGCACTGTTCGAGTCAAACTCGCATGTCGTGTGTGAGATCGGTGAGGCAGTCGATATCGATGTGGTGATGGACACGCTGTTGGATCTCACAGCACGCGGTGGCACACAGATGAGTTCGGCTCTGCGCTGGGCCCGTGATGAGTTTGCGAAGTCCCGAAGTCAGGATAAGATGCTCATCATGGTCACCGATGCAAATCTGGCGGACTTTGCAAAGTCCATACCGATCATGGAGGAGATCGCAGACATGGGAGTCACGAGTCTTCTTGCGATCCCCGTCTCGACTTATGGAATTGGGAACATCCAGGCTATTATCGAGTCCGCCTCGGCTCAGATGGTCCCGATAAAGAGCTGGGACAACTTTCCCGAGCTTGTCAGTGAGATCTTGTCACGGAGATAG
- a CDS encoding ABC transporter substrate-binding protein, translating to MLRYPKSVVTIMSIAIILVATFSPTAVTAQSTILGNPQTGPFIDRLVYNIIEDPDQQALALQNGSIDFIGDIVDPKYFSTLTATEDIEVVKTPRNGYGYITINTAKYPFNITAFRRALAFALDKVRISEEVWDGLAEPLDSVVPKSNPFSAEDLLTYHYYEADITKGKQLLTAAGFIDSDSDGYLEGPGHGGSGTVDLETILVEYWNSGTNANVSAIITEALRDLGFDAIALSIDLIDVIYNLNYHKDYDIVFLGTNFRNFDVDWLAYEYSSESASEPYHNFPNFCNSDYDAWKDIILYSTDYDEIYHAAIEMQNILVYQCPVIVCYENVLLTAHRTDRFEGFLHDVANPIPYWWTNQKAHLRADRGGPFGGTFRWSISKDIDTFNFMIYEANSAPYGDYARGVLGELYDSLLVWDWQGNIINWLAESYLVETHADNPSVLDGHIRYTFRVLQNASWSDNTPLTAEDVAFSINYYKQGDVNPNHRDNPYSYSLTNLVSATTPTAYVVVAEFNDTSYWNFHTLGRLPIIPKHVFESIGPENWDTWDPQPPNKPMVTSGPFNVTEHIAGEFIELTHNSIYFYGPVRSNGTNQSTMQQPKEIPWIDSPLNVFIAVSLVVDAIVAGSLILDYTANIRRRRTTT from the coding sequence ATGTTACGGTATCCGAAGAGCGTAGTAACGATTATGAGCATTGCGATCATTCTTGTCGCAACATTCTCGCCAACGGCTGTTACAGCACAATCTACTATCCTAGGGAATCCCCAAACTGGGCCATTCATCGATAGACTTGTCTATAATATCATAGAGGATCCTGATCAACAAGCACTAGCTCTTCAAAACGGTTCGATTGATTTCATTGGTGATATAGTAGACCCGAAGTACTTTTCGACCTTGACTGCTACTGAGGACATAGAAGTCGTCAAGACTCCGCGTAATGGTTATGGGTACATTACTATCAACACTGCAAAATACCCATTCAACATCACCGCATTTCGCAGAGCACTGGCCTTCGCACTTGATAAAGTGAGGATCTCTGAAGAGGTATGGGACGGTCTCGCAGAACCTCTAGATTCAGTAGTGCCAAAATCCAATCCCTTCTCAGCAGAGGATTTGCTCACCTACCACTATTATGAGGCGGACATTACCAAGGGAAAGCAGCTTCTTACTGCTGCCGGATTTATCGATTCTGATAGTGACGGATACCTTGAGGGTCCCGGTCACGGTGGCTCTGGCACTGTGGATCTTGAAACAATCCTTGTTGAATATTGGAATTCAGGCACCAATGCGAATGTGAGCGCAATCATCACAGAAGCACTGAGAGACCTTGGTTTTGATGCTATAGCACTATCAATAGATCTTATCGATGTGATTTATAATCTAAATTATCACAAAGACTACGATATCGTATTCCTCGGTACGAACTTCCGAAATTTTGATGTTGACTGGCTAGCCTATGAGTATAGTAGCGAATCAGCAAGTGAGCCGTATCACAACTTCCCCAATTTTTGCAACTCCGACTATGATGCATGGAAAGATATTATACTGTACTCCACCGATTATGATGAGATATATCACGCAGCCATTGAGATGCAGAATATCTTAGTCTATCAGTGTCCAGTAATAGTCTGCTACGAGAACGTATTATTGACTGCTCACAGGACTGATCGATTTGAGGGGTTCCTTCATGATGTCGCCAATCCTATTCCATATTGGTGGACAAATCAGAAGGCTCATTTGAGAGCCGATCGGGGCGGACCCTTTGGAGGGACCTTTCGGTGGAGCATTTCAAAGGATATAGACACGTTCAATTTCATGATCTATGAGGCTAATTCTGCCCCTTACGGTGACTATGCGAGAGGTGTACTTGGTGAACTCTACGATAGTCTACTGGTCTGGGACTGGCAAGGAAATATCATCAATTGGCTTGCAGAGAGCTACCTCGTAGAAACCCATGCCGATAATCCATCGGTCTTGGATGGGCACATCCGATATACTTTCCGAGTGTTGCAAAACGCAAGTTGGAGTGATAATACACCTCTCACAGCAGAGGATGTGGCGTTCTCTATTAATTACTATAAACAAGGAGATGTTAATCCAAATCATAGAGATAATCCCTATAGCTACAGTCTGACAAACCTTGTTTCCGCAACCACTCCGACTGCTTATGTGGTAGTTGCAGAATTCAATGACACGTCATACTGGAATTTTCATACTCTAGGTCGCCTACCAATCATCCCCAAGCATGTCTTTGAGAGCATTGGTCCGGAAAATTGGGACACATGGGACCCACAGCCCCCGAATAAACCTATGGTGACCAGTGGCCCATTTAATGTGACGGAACACATTGCGGGAGAATTTATCGAGCTAACACATAACTCGATCTACTTCTATGGTCCTGTTCGTAGTAACGGGACAAATCAATCAACAATGCAACAACCAAAAGAGATTCCATGGATCGATTCACCACTGAATGTGTTCATAGCTGTATCTCTTGTTGTAGATGCAATCGTGGCCGGGTCGCTCATCTTAGATTATACGGCTAACATCCGTAGGCGTAGAACGACAACATAG
- a CDS encoding ABC transporter substrate-binding protein — protein sequence MNAKYYCALLASELLYTKQCVFSSNSFLQRENMMGYAEKRIAIAFIVLLVFTTFTPILSVSQTIDQEQLKTGPFIDKIVYYVIESDAEQMRALQNNGIDIIGGDVDPTYAANLRESESIEIAETPYNAYGYITINTAKYPFNITAYRRALAFALDKEKISNEVWDGLAQPLDSIVPEMNPLSAENVFEDHYYRADVNKGKQLLAAAGFLDSDSDGYLEGPGPSGAGTVELNKVIIECAQGYNMTIEVSTIVAEALADLGIEAETRPTDFYEYLNRLNFHQDYDIAFYTTQFDNFDVDWLAYEYWSEYANESCRNFPNFRNSDYDAWRDQLLHSSDYEKVSQAAIEMQKIIFYQSPIIVCYDSHFLSAYRTDKFEGFVNDVSEGVSSWWTNLKIHLKDNLNYPFGGTFRWSIPLDIDTFNFMVHSSRYTVDFLSHLYDTLLVRDPQGRDLKWLAESYDIETHADNSSVPEGHTHVTFQLIKNATWIDERPLTAEDVAYALNYYRLAPGNPYGQDLTDLIDAYATSQYSLVVKFKTESYWHLHKIGYKPIIPKHIFEQIGYDNWNTWLPFPPDHTMVTSGPFNISKYVRGEFIELTYNPNYFYRPDRSLTNTSGTTNSTGGSTVSETTAWWNDPSKMMFLSVALAIDGIVAIVIVIDYQFIFRKRK from the coding sequence ATGAACGCAAAATATTATTGTGCTCTACTTGCATCAGAACTACTTTATACTAAACAGTGTGTATTTAGTTCAAATAGTTTTTTGCAGAGAGAGAACATGATGGGGTATGCGGAGAAACGGATCGCAATCGCATTTATCGTCCTATTGGTCTTTACGACATTCACTCCGATCTTGTCCGTGTCACAGACAATAGATCAGGAGCAGCTAAAGACCGGGCCCTTCATCGACAAGATTGTATACTACGTGATCGAGAGTGATGCGGAGCAGATGCGTGCACTCCAAAATAATGGGATCGATATTATAGGCGGCGACGTTGACCCCACATATGCCGCGAATTTGCGTGAGTCAGAGAGCATAGAAATTGCTGAGACCCCGTATAATGCGTATGGCTATATCACCATTAACACTGCAAAGTACCCTTTCAACATCACAGCCTACCGAAGAGCACTTGCCTTTGCTCTTGACAAGGAGAAGATCTCCAATGAGGTCTGGGACGGCCTCGCACAACCTCTAGATTCCATTGTGCCTGAGATGAATCCTCTTTCGGCTGAGAACGTCTTCGAAGATCACTATTACCGGGCAGATGTTAACAAGGGCAAACAGCTCCTTGCAGCAGCAGGATTTCTTGACTCCGACAGTGATGGTTACCTCGAAGGCCCCGGTCCGAGCGGCGCAGGTACTGTAGAACTCAACAAGGTCATCATCGAGTGCGCGCAGGGTTACAATATGACGATCGAGGTGAGCACGATTGTTGCAGAGGCACTTGCTGATCTCGGCATCGAAGCAGAGACCAGACCTACTGACTTCTACGAGTATCTCAACAGGTTGAACTTCCACCAAGACTACGATATTGCATTCTACACCACCCAGTTCGACAACTTCGATGTTGACTGGCTTGCCTATGAATACTGGAGCGAGTACGCAAATGAGTCGTGCAGGAACTTCCCAAACTTCCGGAACTCTGACTACGATGCTTGGAGAGATCAGTTACTTCACTCCTCAGACTATGAGAAGGTGTCTCAGGCGGCCATCGAAATGCAGAAGATCATATTCTACCAGAGCCCGATCATCGTCTGCTATGATAGCCACTTCCTCTCAGCTTACAGGACTGACAAGTTCGAGGGCTTTGTCAATGATGTGTCAGAGGGCGTTTCAAGTTGGTGGACAAATCTGAAAATCCATCTAAAGGACAATCTGAACTATCCATTCGGAGGTACATTTCGCTGGAGCATACCTCTTGACATTGACACGTTTAATTTCATGGTGCATAGCTCTAGATACACAGTTGACTTCCTTAGCCATCTTTATGATACTCTACTCGTTCGGGACCCACAGGGCCGTGACTTAAAATGGCTTGCAGAGAGCTACGATATTGAAACTCATGCGGACAACTCATCAGTACCTGAGGGCCATACACACGTGACGTTCCAATTAATTAAAAATGCGACATGGATCGATGAACGACCGCTCACTGCGGAGGATGTTGCATATGCATTGAACTACTACAGACTGGCTCCCGGTAATCCTTATGGTCAAGACCTCACAGACTTGATAGATGCATATGCCACCAGTCAATACTCACTGGTTGTGAAGTTCAAAACAGAGTCCTATTGGCATCTTCATAAGATCGGATACAAACCAATTATTCCAAAACACATCTTCGAGCAGATCGGCTATGATAATTGGAACACATGGTTGCCTTTTCCCCCAGATCACACGATGGTGACCAGTGGTCCGTTCAACATCTCCAAGTATGTGCGAGGAGAATTTATCGAACTGACCTACAATCCAAACTACTTCTATAGACCTGATAGGTCATTGACAAATACATCAGGTACCACAAATAGCACCGGTGGCTCTACGGTCTCTGAAACAACAGCATGGTGGAATGATCCATCAAAGATGATGTTCCTAAGCGTGGCTCTTGCAATCGATGGAATAGTGGCCATAGTGATAGTCATAGATTATCAGTTCATCTTTCGGAAACGTAAGTGA
- a CDS encoding DUF3160 domain-containing protein, with the protein MSVLTLEPTTKKKMITSGVISSILAATLIVGIAGYVSWFGIPTIPQIQVNGLGVQINTTISHAFADYEPYSENFTINAPQYTISPGLTNVVNLDSFPDLTTEQKQLLETNGFVAVPQSDYKQIYDILIENEGNGLPSFVTSDAVLHAFHVLYDLSLREAEVYSFWDLLGNVTTMMLDSSIDQYHAAPPGRWQDAALRNVIYFSVAAYLLDNTTSILPEAQTEVNKVLSLIDQHSQMTDDWFMEYKEDFTQYVPRGHYTRSYRLEQFFLAMMWYGRIGFRLVPKGSLSNNAKGMNETAQAILLTLALKNPVPFFGSDVDGYDLWEAIYYPTVFFVGEADDLLPTEYLKLINETYGLNPSFTTLANDTLLSKFIESAVKLRSPQILSSLLGDFENINQTMGLRFMGQRYIPDSYILSQLVYSHVENRFMPKGLDVMAALGSERAWKLLEDDKKYPNYVEQMAMLRNKMGNLTAETWTSNLYYLWLYSLLPLLEQPTQNYPLFMQNSAWVDKQLMTALASWTELRHDTILYAKQSYGRFTAIGETSQGYVEPVPKLYGRLASLCKMMLSGLEKRDLISNSMRSQLTRLHEFLLDLRAISIKELSGKALNETDLLTISASGSTLEAISTMPEDSMLVSSADKQMAVIADVHTDPNSGQVLEEAVGNPMLIYVVTSVNGQILITRGGTFSYYEFTHPASDRLTDEAWQDMLSSQSAPSMPSWTESFAVGHSASGAIVFLTRDQWNV; encoded by the coding sequence ATGAGCGTATTGACTTTAGAACCAACCACCAAAAAGAAGATGATTACCAGCGGAGTGATCTCATCGATTCTTGCCGCAACTCTGATAGTTGGGATTGCCGGGTATGTCTCATGGTTTGGGATCCCGACAATTCCACAGATTCAGGTCAATGGTCTTGGAGTTCAGATCAACACAACGATTTCGCATGCCTTTGCAGACTATGAGCCTTATAGCGAAAACTTCACCATAAATGCGCCTCAATACACCATCTCGCCAGGTTTGACAAACGTTGTTAATTTGGACTCGTTCCCAGACCTCACAACAGAACAGAAGCAACTGCTTGAGACCAACGGTTTCGTGGCAGTCCCACAGTCCGACTACAAACAGATCTATGACATCCTAATAGAAAATGAGGGCAACGGGCTTCCAAGTTTTGTGACTTCGGATGCAGTACTTCATGCGTTTCACGTTCTCTATGATCTTTCCCTGCGAGAGGCGGAGGTCTATTCATTCTGGGATCTGTTGGGTAATGTTACAACGATGATGCTTGACTCCTCAATCGATCAATATCATGCCGCGCCACCGGGTAGATGGCAAGATGCTGCCCTCAGGAACGTCATCTATTTCTCCGTAGCCGCATATCTACTCGACAACACGACATCTATCCTTCCCGAGGCCCAGACAGAAGTGAACAAGGTGCTCAGCCTCATTGATCAACATTCACAGATGACCGATGATTGGTTCATGGAATACAAGGAGGACTTCACGCAGTACGTTCCGCGTGGTCACTATACTCGAAGCTACAGATTAGAGCAGTTCTTCTTGGCAATGATGTGGTACGGTCGAATTGGTTTTCGACTCGTTCCCAAAGGCTCGCTCAGCAACAATGCGAAGGGAATGAACGAGACCGCTCAAGCAATTCTGCTAACACTTGCCCTGAAGAACCCAGTCCCATTCTTTGGCTCGGATGTTGATGGCTATGATCTCTGGGAGGCAATATACTATCCTACGGTATTCTTTGTTGGTGAGGCTGACGATCTTCTGCCCACCGAATATCTCAAGCTCATCAACGAGACCTATGGTCTGAACCCGAGCTTTACAACGCTTGCTAATGACACGCTTCTCTCAAAGTTCATCGAATCGGCCGTCAAACTGAGATCGCCTCAGATTCTCTCCAGTCTTCTAGGTGATTTTGAAAACATCAATCAGACAATGGGACTCAGGTTTATGGGACAGCGATACATCCCTGACAGCTATATCCTCTCTCAGCTTGTTTACTCTCACGTAGAGAATCGGTTCATGCCTAAGGGATTGGATGTCATGGCGGCGCTTGGTTCTGAGCGTGCGTGGAAGCTCCTTGAGGATGATAAAAAATATCCTAATTACGTCGAGCAGATGGCGATGCTGCGTAACAAGATGGGGAATCTCACTGCTGAGACCTGGACCTCTAATCTGTACTATCTATGGCTTTACAGTCTACTGCCACTTCTTGAACAACCTACCCAGAACTATCCTCTATTTATGCAGAATAGTGCATGGGTTGACAAACAACTAATGACCGCATTGGCCTCATGGACTGAACTACGTCATGACACGATTCTCTATGCCAAACAGTCCTATGGAAGATTTACTGCTATAGGTGAGACGAGTCAAGGATACGTCGAACCAGTGCCAAAACTCTACGGACGACTTGCATCACTATGTAAAATGATGCTATCCGGATTGGAAAAGAGGGATCTTATATCGAACAGCATGAGGTCACAACTGACAAGGCTCCACGAGTTCCTTCTTGATCTCCGGGCGATCTCGATCAAGGAGTTATCGGGAAAAGCCCTCAATGAAACAGACCTGCTTACGATAAGTGCGAGCGGGAGCACGTTAGAAGCAATATCCACGATGCCTGAAGATAGTATGCTGGTCAGCAGTGCAGATAAACAGATGGCAGTGATTGCGGACGTGCACACCGACCCTAACTCGGGACAGGTTCTCGAAGAGGCAGTTGGTAATCCCATGTTGATCTATGTCGTGACCTCTGTGAACGGCCAGATCCTCATCACCCGTGGAGGGACGTTCTCATACTACGAGTTCACTCATCCTGCAAGTGATCGGCTCACCGATGAGGCATGGCAGGATATGCTATCCTCTCAGAGTGCGCCATCAATGCCCTCATGGACTGAAAGCTTCGCCGTCGGTCATAGTGCATCAGGTGCGATCGTCTTCCTGACACGCGACCAGTGGAATGTATAA
- a CDS encoding winged helix-turn-helix domain-containing protein, which yields MDDDLELEPKLRGTTLRVYWFLLQSGRSVGVREVQRSLNLSSPSVASHHLTKLERLSLVEKNTDNTYDLVRVVKVGVLRNFTMFRGVALPRFFFLAVLFTAFTVLYVILSFSAPPGLFDRVALIVLGVTGAIFTWVETYRLIKIKFF from the coding sequence ATGGATGATGACTTGGAACTCGAGCCAAAGTTGCGTGGAACGACTCTGAGAGTGTATTGGTTTTTGTTACAGAGTGGGCGTTCTGTTGGTGTCAGGGAAGTCCAACGCAGCCTGAATCTATCCAGTCCCTCGGTGGCCAGTCATCATCTCACGAAGCTAGAACGATTATCCCTTGTTGAGAAGAATACAGACAACACGTACGATCTTGTCAGAGTGGTCAAGGTTGGGGTCCTGAGAAATTTTACAATGTTCAGAGGTGTCGCTCTTCCCCGTTTCTTCTTTCTGGCCGTTCTCTTTACAGCCTTCACGGTTCTCTATGTGATTCTCTCATTTAGTGCCCCTCCGGGACTATTTGATCGAGTGGCATTGATCGTCTTAGGGGTCACAGGTGCGATCTTCACATGGGTTGAAACCTACCGTTTAATTAAGATAAAATTCTTTTAA